A single genomic interval of Agelaius phoeniceus isolate bAgePho1 chromosome 31, bAgePho1.hap1, whole genome shotgun sequence harbors:
- the S100A1 gene encoding protein S100-A1 isoform X1, producing MPAGSRRGHRCHLGVPWGCPRCVTPVSGPISAMSPIFPHLGGMRDARGWRGDPSRSDAVPPPFWGCCPRFVPPVPGPRGAGRRCQPGCPAPVSDPPGGRGLGAYLTCPARPGGRTRSTGSSAAAMGSQLEGAMETLINVFHHYSGKEGDKYKLSKKELKELLQSELGCFLETQKDAGAVEKIMQDLDENGDGEVDFQEFVVLVAALTVACNTFFWENA from the exons ATGCCCGCAGGGTCACGGCGTGGCCACCGCTGCCACCTGGGGGtcccctggggctgtccccgaTGCGTGACCCCCGTGTCCGGCCCAATCTCGGCGATGTCCCCAATTTTCCCGCATTTGGGGGGGATGAGGGACGCTCGAGGGTGGCGCGGGGACCCCTCTCGGAGCGATGCTGTCCCCCCGCCGTTCTGGGGGTGCTGTCCGAGGTTTGTGccccccgtgcccggcccccgCGGGGCTGGCCGGCGGTGCCAGCCCGGCTGCCCAGCCCCGGTATCGGATCCTCccggagggagggggcttggagCTTATTTAACGTGCCCGGCCAGGCCGGGCGGGCGCACTCGCAGCACGGGGAGCTCAG CCGCAGCCATGGGATCGCAGCTGGAAGGGGCCATGGAGACCCTGATCAATGTCTTCCACCACTACTCGGGCAAGGAGGGCGACAAGTACAAGCTGAGCAAGAAGGAGctcaaggagctgctgcagagcgagcTGGGATGTTTCCTGGAG ACCCAGAAGGACGCGGGGGCCGTGGAGAAGATCATGCAGGACCTGGATGAGAACGGCGACGGGGAGGTGGATTTCCAGGAATTCGTGGTCCTGGTGGCCGCCCTGACCGTGGCCTGCAACACTTTCTTCTGGGAGAACGCCTGA
- the S100A1 gene encoding protein S100-A1 isoform X2 — protein MGSQLEGAMETLINVFHHYSGKEGDKYKLSKKELKELLQSELGCFLETQKDAGAVEKIMQDLDENGDGEVDFQEFVVLVAALTVACNTFFWENA, from the exons ATGGGATCGCAGCTGGAAGGGGCCATGGAGACCCTGATCAATGTCTTCCACCACTACTCGGGCAAGGAGGGCGACAAGTACAAGCTGAGCAAGAAGGAGctcaaggagctgctgcagagcgagcTGGGATGTTTCCTGGAG ACCCAGAAGGACGCGGGGGCCGTGGAGAAGATCATGCAGGACCTGGATGAGAACGGCGACGGGGAGGTGGATTTCCAGGAATTCGTGGTCCTGGTGGCCGCCCTGACCGTGGCCTGCAACACTTTCTTCTGGGAGAACGCCTGA